A genome region from Myroides fluvii includes the following:
- a CDS encoding energy transducer TonB: MKIHLTILLFLLTLGSLSAQNSTSTSPKEEQLMDDDEIYILVDKAPEYPGGFSAFSKDFEAQFESPQLDASIRKLVFVVRYVVEKDGQVSTIDIVRDYGYDIEQSVKTAFEQLKTWQPGSNKGQPVRVLMTLPITVFPIIEESK; this comes from the coding sequence ATGAAAATTCACCTTACTATTCTTTTATTTCTTTTAACTTTAGGTAGTCTATCGGCTCAAAACTCAACTTCTACTTCTCCAAAGGAAGAACAGTTGATGGATGACGATGAAATTTACATACTGGTTGATAAAGCTCCAGAATATCCGGGAGGATTCTCCGCTTTCTCGAAGGATTTTGAGGCTCAATTCGAATCGCCACAACTAGATGCTTCCATACGCAAATTGGTATTTGTAGTTCGATATGTTGTAGAAAAAGACGGTCAAGTCTCTACTATTGACATCGTAAGAGATTATGGCTATGATATTGAACAAAGCGTTAAAACAGCCTTTGAACAATTGAAAACATGGCAACCTGGATCAAACAAGGGTCAGCCTGTACGCGTATTAATGACCTTGCCCATTACCGTTTTTCCGATTATAGAAGAATCCAAGTAA
- a CDS encoding MmcQ/YjbR family DNA-binding protein, giving the protein MDVHVIYDYCLNKKGTTEDFPFDEETLTFKVGGKIYLLLNLTKWEQGNCFVNLKCDPEKAEELRADYSEITPGYHMSKKHWNSIHLGGSVQWTLLKELIDHSYELVYASLTKKVKDSLNEIAV; this is encoded by the coding sequence ATGGATGTACATGTGATTTACGATTACTGTTTAAATAAAAAAGGAACAACAGAAGATTTTCCTTTTGATGAAGAAACCCTGACTTTTAAAGTAGGAGGGAAGATTTATCTCTTGCTTAATTTAACGAAATGGGAGCAGGGGAATTGCTTTGTCAATTTAAAATGTGACCCTGAAAAGGCAGAAGAATTGCGTGCGGATTACAGTGAGATTACCCCGGGTTATCACATGAGTAAAAAGCATTGGAATAGCATTCACCTTGGAGGTTCTGTACAATGGACCTTGCTCAAAGAATTAATTGATCATTCCTATGAGTTGGTGTATGCCAGTTTAACAAAGAAAGTAAAAGATAGTTTAAACGAGATAGCTGTTTAG